ccagttcccagttgttCCGAACGCGACATGTCTCAAGTGTGTGTTTAAGATCCAACCAGCGATGTCACGCAtctaaatttacatttgtgtaaaCGGTGTAACAACAGTGTGGGGTAAGATCCTAAGTGAATACACACATTGATACATATATTATTTGACAAGCAGTTTACTGTTTAGAACGACGTAAAAGGAGCTAGCTACTGTACTTGGTGTGTAATAGATTGACTGTTAGCTAGCCAGTTCCTAGCTAGTCAGCAGACAGTTCAAAGAACACTCTTAGCCattcagtagctagctagatagataCTGCTTGGTCACTAGCCTTTTTCACTTcagttcaattcaaggggctttattgacatgggaaacatgtgttaacattgccaaagcactttctgtttagtgtctgacTGCCTGCCCCCTCCCcagtgttggaaaaagtactcaattgtcatactttagtaaaagtaaagatgccttaatagaaaattactcaattaaaagtgaaagtcacccagtaaaatattgaGTAAAGGTCTACaactatttggtttaaaatatacttaaatattaaaagtataaataatttcaaattcctaatACTAAGCAAAGCAGACaataccatctcctctctctcacccctctccctctctctctctctctctctctctcacccctctccctctctctctctctctctcctctctcacccctctccctctctctcacccctctctctctctctctcacccctctccctctctcacccctctccctctctctctcacccctctccctctctcacccctccctccctctctctctgtgtctggctgCCTGTCCGTGTCTCTTCTAACAAACCTATTCCACCAGTGTTTTGCAGCAGAGGAGAATCATCATGAAGACTCTGCTGGTTTTTGACTTCGACCACACCTTGGTGGATGACAACAGTGACACCTGGGTCATTCAGTGTATCCCGGACCAATGCCTGCCAGACCTGGTCAAGAACTCCTACCAGAAGGGACTCTGGACAGAGTACATGGGCAGAGTCATGTCCTATATAGGAGACCAGGACATCAGCCCCGATACAATCCGAAGTGTGATGGAGACGATACCGTTTACAGATGGAATGATGGAACTGTTGATGTTCATTGTGAGTAACAAGAACGACATTGACTGCATCATTATCTCAGATTCAAACACAGTGTTCATCGACTGGATACTGCAGGTGGCTGGGGTTCAAGACGCGGTCGACCAAGTCTTCACCAATCCGGCTGCGTTTGACAAGCGTGGCTACATGGAGATAGAATGTTACCATTCTCACCAGTGTAGCCAGTGCCCTGTCAATCTGTGTAAGAGGAAAGTGCTGGCTGATTTCCTAGCAGGGCAGTTGAAGGGAGGGGTAGAGTATCAGAGAACTTTCTATGTAGGGGACGGAGGGAACGACCTTTGCCCTTCCAACAGTCTAAGGGAAGGAGATGTGGTGTTCCCTAGAAAGGGTTACACCTTGGAGAGGCTGCTCTCTAGACAGAGTGCACAACAAGGAGAGGGTTCATCCAACCCGAGAGTCGTAGGATGGACAAGTGGAAAAGAGATCCTGATGGAACTGAAAGCATGTGTTCCCCTGTAGGGTACAGCTCTTTCTCATACTAAATGTAAGTGTACTTGCAACGATTAAAAAGTATACCAAATGCTTGAGAGGGAAGGATTGTGATTGTGTCTTTGTCCTGTTTTGAAAAGTCTTTGAAGATGATATTTTAAATCAGCGGGACTGTATTACATCATTCTCTCAGGTTCAGATGCAAATGAATGGACATCGTTGTGCTTATTTTTGTCTTTAGCAAATGTAGAGAGATACAGAACCCAATAAACAGAAAATGAAAAAACAAATCACACCTGTAAATTACATGTTATAACTGTTTATAATTAAATATATATTCTAGGATGTACAGTCAATAAAATACATTGGCTTAACTTTTTACTAGGGCACTATCTATGTGCAAAATGTATTACCAGTCCTGTGTATTAACAGTGCAATTATCTGTTGTCTCTACTAGGCTCTATTGTGAGTGTTATTATATAAATGGCCGATTACTGCTTCAGCAGTGCGGTTTCGTGGACCGTGACCCCGTCTCCCTGCCTCCCAAGAtaaccctctgtctgtccctttgTGTCAATACGCTGATAGTAGGACGAGGCGCGGTGAATGTGATTGGTCGAACGCTGTTATTTGCGGCTGGTAAGATTATCAGAGGCGCTGCTGTCTTCGGCTGAGATGCTCTGTCACATCAGCTGAGCGCCTGCCGCGTCAGCCTAAACAGATAACGAAACTAAATAGCGGAATGTCCGGCGTTTATTAGATTGGTTGGTTTACAAGGGAATTGCGCATAAATAAGGATTTACAACAGATGGCGTGTGATGCGGTTTGACTCGCTCCAAACACAGGATGCTTTAACAACAGGAAAAGAAACCATGTCGAGCAGGTAGATGTGTGGCTATTGTTCAGTGAGCTGTGTTAATGATCTTCACTCGGGACTATTTAGATTGAATAGTATTCTGTCAAGTGTATGTAGGTCCTATGTGAATCCATTACATTGTGTTTTAAATAAGACGACTAATAGATTACATGATCAAATACTCTCTGGATCCGTTGCAAATCCATGTATGTTTACTATCTGTGCTCAGTTCATCGTTTTTTGCAAGGTGTTGCTGCTTACAGTATTGCAAAATGTTCATTATGCAATGTTTTCTGTTTTAGCAATAAACCCAATTTGATTCTATCAAGCTTCATTCATTTAAATGTCATGTTGAAACTAATTCCCATTGCGGTTTGCATCCTACAGACCATAGCCTGTCTTAATAACGTCAGTATAACCAGATGTGTAAAGGGACAGGGAAGTCCAACGTCAGCTGTTCTGTATTACTAATGTATAATGCATGGATGGGCCAAGGCAATGGCATACATTTTTAAAGGGTACATTAAGATATTTAATGTCTCGTGTTTCAGGAACACAATGTCATCTAAGGGACAGGAGTCGCCGGAATCCTTCTACACCTATGATTTCTGTGACCCAACCCATCCCACGGAGGTTCTAGAAGCCCTCAGAGAATACTACACAGAAGGCTTGTTCACTGACATAGCTCTACAGTGCTCTACAGGGGAGCTCTTCCACTGCCATAAAGTGGCTCTATGCTCCCGTAGTTCCTACTTCAGAGCCATGTTCACAGCCGATATGAGAGAGAGGTCCCACAGTGTCATCAGACTAGCTGGGGTAGATGTGGAGGTGCTGACGACTCTGGTGAACTATGTGTACACCTCCAAGGTAGGCTACACCTCTGAGACCATTTATGAGTGACTGTCCATTATGTGAATGTAGTAGCCTAATATTAAAAAATGGTatgttttttaacctttatttaactagtcagttaagaacaaattcttatttacaatgacggcctaccaaaaggcaaaatcgTCTATGATTGCTTATGGCGTCTCAAAAGTCATTTAGTCATTAAAATGGTGTTTTTACTTTTACACATGTTGTGTCTATTGTTTTAATATTGACATGGTCCCAtgtaaccttttactgcagtgggataAACCAGGGTCACACAGACTCTTTCTTGgtcgtcttaaacaaatctacttggaAACAAGTACAAGTATACACCTCaaacacatggttatgggtttaacaaaagaagacacctgtatcatgtcagatatagagttgaaatgtcttacattttgatTTTGCATccaaatattacactttatatacatcacagaagactgaaatttaacaaaactgtttgacatagaaacacaagATTTTTGTCTGTTCAATAAAAAAATCTTTATCAATGATGAAACATGagtaacattccacccatgaggccaaagaggacacttttggtcattgactgcaggaaagggctacataATACcctacatgatcaaaagtatgtggacacatgctcgtccaacatctcattccaaaatcccgggcattaatatggagttggttccccctttgctgctataacatcctccactcctctgggaaggctttccactatatgttggaacattactgcggggacttgcttccattcagatcattagtgaggtcgggcacggaTGTGGGGCGATTAAGCCtgactcgcagtcggcgttccaattcaatccaaaggtgttcgatggggttgaggtcagggctcggtggaggtcagggctctgcaggccagtcaagttttaccacactgatctcaacaaaccatttctgtacggacctcgctttgtgcataggGGCATTGTCAtaatgaaacaggaaagggccttccccaaaactTTTGCCAAAAAaacttggaagcacagaatcatctagaatgtcattgcgtgctgtagcgttaagatttcccgtcactggaactaaggggcccgaaccatgaaaaacagccccagacattATTCCTGCTCCAGGGTGCATTGGGGCAGTCGGCGTTCTCTTGGCATCCGCcgaacccagattcgtccattggactgccaggtggtgaagtgtgattcatcactccagaaaacacGTTTGCAAtgatccagagtccaatggtggcgagctttacaccactccagccgacgcttggcattgcgtgtggtgatcttaggcttgtgtgcggctgctctgccatgatggaaacccatttcatgaagctcctgacgaaaagttattgtgctgacgttgcttccagaggctgtttggaacttggtagtgagtgttgtaactgAGGACATatgatttttacgcgcttcagcactcggcggtcccgttctatgagctt
This genomic window from Oncorhynchus nerka isolate Pitt River linkage group LG2, Oner_Uvic_2.0, whole genome shotgun sequence contains:
- the phospho2 gene encoding pyridoxal phosphate phosphatase PHOSPHO2, translating into MKTLLVFDFDHTLVDDNSDTWVIQCIPDQCLPDLVKNSYQKGLWTEYMGRVMSYIGDQDISPDTIRSVMETIPFTDGMMELLMFIVSNKNDIDCIIISDSNTVFIDWILQVAGVQDAVDQVFTNPAAFDKRGYMEIECYHSHQCSQCPVNLCKRKVLADFLAGQLKGGVEYQRTFYVGDGGNDLCPSNSLREGDVVFPRKGYTLERLLSRQSAQQGEGSSNPRVVGWTSGKEILMELKACVPL